CGCGTCGTCCAGATGAAACAACACGGGCGGCATATCGCGCATCACGAAGCGGCCGTCGACGCGCTCCGCGATCTTGTCCAGCATGGCTTCCGGCGTATGCGTCACGGCCTTTTCCATGCCGCGGCGAATCCGGCGGCGCGCTTCGGGCGTCATCGCCGCTTCGATCATCCGGTCGAACGTGATGCGCTCATACCAGAGTTCGAGCACGCCGGACTGCGCGTATTGCGCCATGCGGTCGCGGTACTGGAGCACGGCCGACACCGCCGTATCGTGCGCGGCGCCGCGGCTGAGACCGAGCTGCCGCGCAGCGACGGTAAAGCTCGCGACGAGGCGCTTCAGATCCCATTCGAACGGGCCGTGCGCGGTTTCGTCGAAATCGTCGACGTCGAAAATCAGTTGACGCTCGGGTGTCGCGAAGCCGCCGAAGTTCAGCAGGTGGCTATCGCCGCAGATGGGCTGCACGAGCGAGGTATGCGGCAGCTGGCCCAGATCGTGCGACTGCAGAATTGCGCTGCCGCGTAAAAAGGCGAGCGGCGAAGCGGCCATGCGGCCGTAGCGCAGCGGAATCAGCCGCTCGATGCGGCCGGCGCTGCTTTGCCGCAGCAGTTCGATCGGGTCGCGGCGGATCTCGCCGACCGCGCGATGACTCGAGCGTTTCGACTGCTCGCGTGCGGCCCGGCCAGCGGCTTCCCGTTCCGCGATGGTGCTGCCCTTCATGCGCCTCTCCGTTCTTGTTGATCGACGTGCCGCGGATAGCCATTGAATTCAGCCTGTCGAATTCTAGCAACAATCATTGCGATGTCAGCGTTGGCTAACCATCTTTGACAAACCTGAGCTCGCCCTGCGCGGGCACGCTGTGCAGTACGATGCAAAAGCGATAGCCGGTCGCCGGGGCACCACCAGGCATCACCAGGACCGAGGGAGCAGTGCAACATGTCGATCGAAGTGGGTACCGCGTCGTGGACGGACGCCACGCTGATCAAGTCCGGCAAGTTCTATCCGAAGGGCTGCACGAGCGCGGAGGCGCGCTTGCGCTTTTACGCCGACCGTTTCCCGATGGTCGAGGTCGACGCGTCGTACTACGCGATGCCGAGCCCGGCCAATAGCGCGCTGTGGGCGCAGCGCACGCCACCGGGCTTCACGTTCAACATGAAGGCATTCCGGCTCTTTACCGGGCACCAGACGGAGCCGAAATTCTTCCCGCCCGATATCCAGCAGGCGCTGCCGCAAACGGGCAAAAAGAACCTGTATTACCGGGACATTCCGCCCGACATCATTAACGAGCTATGGGCGCGTTTTTTTGAAGCGCTCGAACCGTTGCGCACGGCCGGCAAGCTCGGCGCGGTGCTGTTCCAGTTCGCGCCGTGGATCACCACCGCGTCGCGCGACAAGGCGCACGTCGCGCATTGCGCGCAGCGTATGGCACCTTATCTGACCGCATTCGAATTTCGCAACGCAAGCTGGTTCGACGACCGCCACCGCGCGTCGACGCTCGCGTTCGAACGCGAGCACGGGCTCGTGCACGTGGTGATGGATGCGCCCGACGTGGCGACGCGCGCGCATACGGTCTGGGAAGCGACGTCGCCGCGTCTCGCGATCGTGCGATTGCATGGCCGCAATGCGGAGACCTGGTCGGGCAGCACGACTGCGTCCGGACGCTTCAATTACGACTACAGCGATGAAGAGCTCGAAGAGCTGGTCATTCCGATTCGCGAGATCGCGCGCCGGGTAGACCGGACCGATGTCGTGTTCAACAACTGCTTCGAAGACTCGGCGCAGCGCAACGGGCTGACGATGATGAGGCTGCTCGGGCAGCGCTATGCGGGGTCTTCCGGGGAAGGATTCGAGTTTGGGTGAGCGAGAGCGTCGCTCCGTGATGCGCTTATAGCAGGCGCCGCAGTCCGGCTCCGGGCTGCCGGATCATCGGGCGCGCTCACACTGCTTTGTGTCACGGCGCGCGCACGGCGACACAAATCGACCGCGACCAGGGCGCACGCTATTGCGATGCGCCGCTCGACGTACCGGAAGACGCCCCAGCCCCGTTCGTGTGCTGATTGACCCATTGATCAAGCGACGTCTGCCCGGACGGCGACGTCCCGCCCGGCGCATTCGGAACCGGCGACGCCAAGCCAGGCGACAAGCCGCCCGCGGCCGCACCATTCGCGGATGCGGCGCCCTGCGCCCCTTGCGCGCCATTCGCCGCGGCAGGCGGCGACAGCAACGGCGGCACCGACGCGCCGTGCGGTGCGACGATCTGCGGCGGCTCGACATCGCGCGGCTCAGCCGATGACGCGGCCGGCGCCGTTGCATTGGGCACAGCAGGCACGGCAGGCGCGGACGGCGCAGCAGACGTGCTCACCGCAGGCGCCCGTCGCGGCGCACGCGGCTTCTCCTTCTGCGGCGCGGCCTTGTTGTCCGCCCCGAACAGATGCCCCCACCACGTACCAATCGTCGTACGTAGCGAATCGAACAGGCCCGTCTGTTTCTCTTCGACAAACTTCGCTCGCGGATCGACGAGCCGCGAACGCAGCGCACGCTGGAAAAAGTCGCCCACAATCGGCAGCGCGCTATGCGCGCCCTGCCCCCAGTAATCGCTGCGCAGCGTCACGCGGCTATCGTTGAAGCCAACCCACGCGCCCGCCACCAGTTGCGGATGCATGAGGATGAACCAGCCGTCCGCGTCGTCCTGCGTCGTGCCCGTTTTGCCCGCAACGTCGCCGCGAATGCCGAAGCGCGTGCGGATCGCGGTGCCCGTGCCCTTATCGACGACGTCGCGCATCACATCGAGCAGCGTCTGCGCGGCTTCCGGCGGCAGCGTCTGCTCGGGCCGCGCGGGACGGAATTGCGCGAGCAAATTGCCGTCGCGATCTTCGATCTGCGTGACAAACATCGGCGGAATATAGGCGCCGCGATCGGCGATCGTGCTGTACGCCGAGACCATTTCCTTGAGCGTGACCGGGCTCGTGCCGAGCGCAAGCGACGGCACCGCGTCGAGCCGGCTGTCGCGCACGCCCATCGAATAGGCGAGCCGCGCGACCTTCGACGGCCCCACTTCTTCCATCAGCTGCGCGGTGATGCGGTTCTTCGAATAGGCGAGCGCGTCGCGCAGCGTGACGGGCCGGCCGCTTGGCGGCGTATCGTCAGTCGGTTTCCAGATTTCGCCGCCCGCGAGCGTGATTTCGACCGGCTGATCGACAAACGTGTCGTCGGGCTTCGCGCCGTTTTCGAATGCCGCCCCGTACACGAACGGCTTGAAGGTCGAGCCCGGCTGGCGCCGTGCCTGCTGCACGTGATCGTACTGATCGTCGCTGAAATCGCGGCTGCCCACATAGGCCTTGATCTCGCCGTCGCGCGGATCGATTGCGATAAACGCGGCCTGCACGCGCGTCTTGTCGTCGCACAGCGACTGCATCAGATGATGGTCCGATTCGACCTGTTTGAGCGCGGCGTCGTCGGCGAGACCCGACTGCTTTGCCGCGCGATATTCGGGCGTCTCGCGCACGAACGCTGTGAACACGTCCTTGTGTGCCGAACACGCGTTACGCGTGCCCCACACCGAATTCGCCACCGTCTGCAGCTGGTTGCCTTGCCAGACCAGCGCCTGGGTCGCCATCGTCTGCAGGCGCGAATCGAGCGTCGTGCGCACGATCAGGCCGTCGGAGTAGATGTTGTAGTCGTTCGCATCGGCCCATGCGATCAGCCACTTGCGCAACTGCTGCGCGAAATGCGGCGCCGGACCCGGCGGCTCGGTCTGGCGCTCGAAATCGACGCCGAGCGGCCGGCGCTGCAGCGTCTGATAGGCGGCGGGCGTGAGCCGCTGGTACTTCACCATCTGTGCGAGCACGATATTGCGGCGCTGCAACGCGCGCTCGGGATTGATAACGGGGTTGTAGTAGCTGTTGCCCTTCAGCATGCCGATCAGCGTCGCGCTCTCGATCACCGTCAGGTCATGCGCCGATTTGTCGAAATAGGTGCGCGCGGCCATTTCGATTCCGTACGCGTTGTACAGGAACGGCACCGTGTTCAGATAGGTTTCGAGAATCTCGCTCTTTGTATAAACCGCTTCGATCTTGAAAGCGGTGATCGCTTCCTTGATCTTGCGCGTGAGCGTCGGCGCGCGGCCGATTTCGTCGGGGTACAGATTGCGCGCGAGTTGCTGCGTGATGGTCGAGCCGCCCTGGCGGTCGCCCGAGAACGTATGCAGCGCCGCCGACGCGGTGCGCTTGAAATCGATGCCGTGATGCTCGTAGAAGCGATGGTCTTCGGTCGAGATCAGCGCGTCGATCACGTGCGGCGACACATCCTGCAGCTTCACCCATTCGCGGTTCGACGGCTTGAAGGTGGCGAGCAGCTTGCCGTCCGCGGACAGCACCTGGGCCGGCTGCTCGACCTTCGCCTTGCGGATGTCGCCGATGCCGGGCGTAAATGGAATCAGGATCAGCACGTACAGCAGCATCAGCGCCGGCACCGCGGCGACGGTCAGCGCAATACCGCGCCGTGTCGGATGGCGCACGCGGTCGAGCGCGCGAAGCGCGTAGGGCTTGAGGAAGTCGAGCGTCGTCGCGCAGAGACTACGGACGAACGGCGCGATGGGTCGTTTCACGCAGGCTTACCGTCGGCAGAAAAGGCTGCATCGTACCAAACCAGCGCGCATACTCCGGCGTTTTTGCGTTGAAACGACGGTTGTGGCGCCTGCGGGAAGAGGGACACGATAGGGTCCGGTCGGCCCAAAACGAAAACAGCCGCCCGAAGGCGGCTGTAATTCAACATGCTGAGTTGCTTATCGTTAGCTCACGCTTACGCGTTCGCGCGCACCGCCGCGCGTTTCGGCGTCACCACCGACACTGCGAACGTCACGACGATATTCGCCGCGAGCGCGATCAGGCCGATGTAGAGCGGCCAGCTCGAATCGCCGATATGCAGCGTGAACACCGGCTTCAGACCCTGCACGATCGCGAGACCCGTGCCGAGCACGATGCCGACCAGCCAGCCGAAGAACAGACCGGCCGTATTGAGGCGGCGCGTGTACAGCGTGAACACGATGGCCGGGAAGATCTGCAGAATCCATACGCCGCCGAGCAGTTGCAGGTCGATGGCGTATTGCGTCGGCAGGAACACGATAAACAGCAGCGCGCCGAACTTCACGACGAGCGACACGAATTTCGCCGTCGACGCTTCCTGCGCCGGTCCCATGCTCGGCGAAACGAGCGGACGCCACAGATTGCGCGTGAACAGGTTCGCGGCGCCGATCGACATGATGGCGGCCGGCACGAGCGCGCTGATCGCGATCGCGGCCGCGGCAAAGCCGACGAACCACGACGGGAACAGCGTGCCGAACAGCGTCGGCACGACGTCGGAAGCCGACTTCACGTGGATGCCGGCAGCGATCGCCATATAGCCGAGCAGCGCGATCAGGCCGAGCAGCAGCGTATACGCGGGCAGGAAGATCGCGTTCTTGCGCACGGTCTGCGCCGATGACGACGACAGCACCGCCGTCATCGTATGCGGATACATGAACGCGGCGAGCGCCGAGCCCAGTGCCAGCGAGGCATACGCGGTGAACTGCGTCGGCTTCAGGATGATGCCGGTCGCGCCGCCCTTCGCCTTGAAGTACGTATCGGCCGCGTCGAACACCTGGCCGTAGCCGCCAAGCTTCTGCGGAATCAGCCAGACCGCCGCGATCACGACGATGTAGATCATGATGTCCTTGACGAAGGCGATCATCGCCGGCGCGCGCAGGCCGCTCGTGTACGTATAGAGCGCGAGGATCACGAACGCGATGACGAGCGGCAGTTCGCCGGAGACGCCGAGGCCCTTGATCACCACCTGCATGCCGACTAGCTGCAGCGCGATATACGGCATCGTCGCGACGATGCCGGTCAGCGCGACTGCCGCCGGGAACCACTTGCCGCCGTATTCGCCGTGCACGTAGTCGGCGGCCGTGATGTGGTTTTTCGCATGCGCGATTTTCCACAGCTTCGGCATCACCGCGAACACGAACGGATAGACGATGATGGTGTATGGCAGCGCAAAGAAGCCGTACGCGCCGACCGAGTAAACGAGCGCGGGCACCGCGATCACCGTGTAGGCGGTGTAGAAATCGCCGCCGACGAGGAACCACGAAATGACCGTGCCGAACTGGCGGCCGCCGAGGCCCCACTCGTGCAGTTGCGTGAGGTCGCCGCGCTTCCAGCGCGCAGCAAGGAAGCCCACTACCGTCACGAGCACGAAGAAGGCGATGAAGACGGTCATCGCAACCGGGTTGACGGGGTTCAGGTCGCTCATCGGATACCTCGGTAGACGACGTAGATCAGCAGCGACGTGAGCGGAACCCACAGGAACTGATACCAGTAGAAGAACGGAAAGCCGGCGAAAGATGGGCGCGTGTCGTTATAGAAAGGCAACCACAACAGCGCGATATAGGGGATCAGCAATATGAGCCAGAGCCATGAACGGCCGGCCTGATCTGATTGTTCCACGATTGTCCCTCTTGATTTGTATAGGAAAAACGAATATTCCCCGCGTCGGCGGCAAGGTCTGGGCCTCGCCGTACGGTCATCCCCCGCGCAAAGGTACGCGCATTATCCAGGAATTTGTTCGTCAATGCCTACTTTAGAAAAGGGACGGTTTAGTGCAGTGCGTCATTGTTCGGGGCGACCCGCGGCGTGATTTGCGGGCCCGCGCCCTTAGCTACAACTTCAGTGCTACTACTTCAGCACTACGTCTTATCTCCGACCATTTTGCTGCCGGCCGCCTCCAGCTTCTGTTCGAGCGCCTCCATTCTTGCCGCGAGCTTTTTGCCGAGTGCGCCGAGGTCGGCGCCGCTCTTGCGCAACTCCGGAAACAGGCTCTTCTCCTCTTCCTCGACGTGATGGCGGACCATCTCCGTCAGGACCTTGAACGTCGCGTCGAAGCCGCGCTGACCCGGCTTTAGCGTATCGAAGCGCGCGATTAGTGTTTTCACGAGGAAGTGCTCGACATACGCCTCGTCGACATCGATCACGTCGCGGCCGCCTAGCGCCTCGTGCGCGGCGGGATAGAGAATTTCTTCTTCGACGATCGCGTGGACGCTCAGCTTCTCGCACGCGCGCTGCGCGAGCGTGCCCTTCGCGTCGCGGTCGTCGTCGGCGGCGCGCTCGAACGCGTCGAATAGCTTGTCGACCGCGCGGTGGTCTTCTATCAGCAGCGCGATCGCGTCGGTGGTCGCTTTATCGGGGGTGGCGGTGCTCATCGTGGCTCCTGTGGGGTCGGTGTCGGGCATACCCGAGGGCGCTGCCCGAGGTTTCGTGAGTGCGCTCAATAGCGCGTTCGCGGCGCGTTCGAAGCCGCTCGCGTAACGAATGCGCAAGTGATGTTCCACGGGAGCGGGACGCGCGAGATGCGCAAGGCGCACAGGAATAAAGCCTGCTGCGGCGATTACACGGCTACGGCGACGAAACGGCTAACGCATGAGGGAGGGCATCGTGACCCCGCGCGGTGGGAACTTGCATATCGGCATATCGGGCTGGCGATACGAAGGATGGCGCGGCACGTTCTACCCAAAAGGTTTGCGCCAGGCGGACGAATTGCAGTTCGCGTCGCGCGCGGTACAGACTATTGAAATCAACGGCACACACTACAGCCTGCAATCACTCAACAGTTACCGGAAGTGGTACGACGAAACACCGGACGGTTTCGTGTTCAGCGTGAAGGGCGCGCGCTACCTCACCCACATGCTGCGTTTTCGCGACGAAGCCGCGCACGCAGGCCTCGCGAACTTTTTCGCGCAGGGGCTGCTTGCGCTCAACGACAAGTTCGGGCCGATTCTGTGGCAATTTCCGCCGTCGTTCCGATTTGATGCGGAGCGCCTCGAGCGCTTTCTGACGATGCTGCCGCGCGATACGGAAGGCGCACTCGAGATCGCCCGCCGGCACGATAAGCGTGTCCGCGAGCCCTATCTCGCCATCGACCGGCCGCGGCGCCTGCGGCATGCAATCGAAATCCGCCATCCGAGCTTTCTCGACCCCGCGTTCGTGGCGCTGCTGCGCAAGCACGGTGTGGCGCTCGTCGTTTCCGATTCGACCGAAGACTGGCCGCACGTCGACGACCTGACCGCCGACTTCGTCTACGTGCGGCTGCATGGCACGAGTGCACGCTATTCGGGCTCGTACGACGACGCCGCGCTCGATACGTGGGCGCTGCGGATCGCTGCATGGGTGCACGGCGACCAGCCGACTGACGCAAAACTGATCGCCCCTGACAAACCGCCGCGCAAACGCTCAGCGCGCGACGTGTTCTGCTACTTCGACAACGATACGAAAACGGAAGCGCCGTTCGATGCACAGCGGCTGATGGGGCGACTCGCGGTCGAACCTCAAGTACGACGTGTGCCGCCCCGCAACGAGGCGGCCGCCGATGGCCGCAAACAGAGCGGGCAAGGCAGGCAAGGGCAGGTCAAGCACCCCATCCCTTAGCGAACCGTTCACGCAAATACTGCGTGAACGCACGTATCGTCACCGAGCTTTGCTGGTGCTGCGGATACACGGCGTAAAGCGTGATCGGCCGCGACGCAAACGCTTCGAGCAGCGGCACGAGCCGCCCGCTCTCAAGCGCGCCCGCGACGATGAATTCCGGCAGCAGCGCGACGCCGATGCCAGCAATCGCCGCATCGCGAATTACCTCGCCATTGTTCGCGCGCAACGGTCCGTGCACTTCGATATGCCGCACCATGCCGTCGATTTCGAACGGCCAGCCGGTACGCGCCTCTTCGCCGTATAGCAGGCACGGATGGCGCGCGAGCTCGGCGGGCGTCATGGGCGCGCGCCGCGTGTTGCGGTACAGCGGACTGCAGCACGCGATCATGCGAAATTCGGCGAGTTTTTGCGCGATCAGCGTCGAATCCGCGAGCGTGCCGATGCGCAGCGCCATGTCGTAGCCCTCGCCAACCACATCGACGACGCGGTCGCTCAGTTCCATATCGATCCGCACCTCGGGGTTCGAGCTCAGAAACGCGCCGACGAGCGGCGACAGATGGACCATGCCGAACGACAGCGGCGCGCTGACGCGCAACAGGCCGCGCGGATAGGCGCGCTGCGACGACATCGCCAGCTCGGCGTCGGCCACGTCCGCGAGGATCCGCGTGGCGCGCTCGTAGAACTCGTAGCCGAGATCGGTCACCGCGAGCTTGCGCGTATTGCGCACGAGCAGGCGCACGCCGAGGCTCGCCTCGAGCGCCATCACGCGGCGGCTGACGAACTGCTTCGACAGCTGCAAGCGGTCCGCCGCAGCCGTGAAATTCCGCGCGTCGACGGTCGCGACAAAGATTCTCAGGTCATCGAGCTGCATGGGCGGGGCTTCCTTCGGCGCCGGGTTCGGTTGCCGCAATTGTCAACACTAACAGGACAGTCAATCCCGTTTCAGCGCGATTATAGCCTTCTGAATTGACCTAAACTTCGTTTCAACGCGTGAGGTTTGACGCTCCCGTCGAAACCGACACCTTTTTCGGAGATCGCCATGATTGAAATCAGACACGCCAACGAACGCGGCCACGCCAATCACGGGTGGCTCGACTCGCACCATACGTTCTCGTTCGCGAATTACTACGACCCGAAGCAGGTCGGTTTCTCCGATCTGCTCGTGATCAACGACGACCGCGTCGCGCCGGGCCGCGGCTTCGGCAAGCATCCGCACCGCGACATGGAGATCTTTTCGTACGTGCTCGAAGGCGCGCTCGAACACAAGGACTCGATGGGCACGGGCTCAGTGATCGTCCCCGGCGATATCCAGCTGATGAGCGCCGGCACCGGTGTCGCGCACAGCGAGTTCAACCATTCGGCGAAGGAGCCCGTGCACTTCCTGCAGATCTGGATCGCGCCGTCGGTGAAGAACGCGACGCCGCGCTACCAGCAACAGCATTTCGGCGCCGAACAGAAACGCGGCACGCTGCGCCTCGTGATTTCGCCGGAAGGCACCGACGGCTCGCTGGAAGTGCGCCAGGACGTACGCGTCTATGCGGGCCTCTTCGATGGAGCGGAAACGGCAGACGTCGAACTCGCGGCGGACCGCTACGCGTATGTGCATGTCGCTCGCGGCGCAGTCACCGTGAACGGCGTGCGTCTTACCGAAGGCGACGGCGCGCGCATTCGCAATGAACGCAAGCTCGCCTTCAGCGCCGGCGAGGACGCGGAAGTGCTCGTGTTCGACCTGCGCAACAACGAAGTATCGGAACTGTGGTCGTGAGCGTACGCGCCGCGATCTTCGACAACATTGACCACGCTATATAAGAGAGGAAAAAACCATGAACGATCTGATCGACCAACGGCGCGACGCGATTCTGCTCGTCGCCCGCGTGCTGCTGATGGTGCTGTTCGTCATCTTCGGCTGGAGCAAGCTGACCGGCTTTTCCGCCGCCGAAGCGTATATGGCGACGACCGGTGCGCCGGCTCCGTCGGTGGCCGCGGCGATCGCCGTCGTGATGGAACTCGGCGTGGGCGTGCTGCTCGCCGTCGGACTTTTGACGCGGCCGCTTACGTTGCTGCTCGCGCTCTATACGCTCGGCACCGCGCTGATCGGCCATCACTTCTGGACGCAGACCGGCATGGAGCAGTACGCGAATATGGTCAACTTCTACAAGAACATCAGCATTATCGGCGGACTGTTGTTGCTGGCCGTGACGGGACCGGGGAAGTATTCGTTCGACCGGCGCTAGAGGTAAGACGCGGCGTGCGGCGCACGCCGCCGCTTTTCGTTGAACGAAGTTCGGGCGGCCGGGTTGCCGCCCTTTTCTTTTTGCGCGTCGACGCCGCGCGATTTGTCATGCCGCGCTTTGCGGCCCAAATCCCTGGATGCCTGGATGCCTGGACACCTGAATCCGAACGCTATTCGGAGAGACAGTAAAACCCGCCCAACCGGTCGATCCAGATGATTTCCTGCGCCTCTTCGAGCCGGCGCCATTCTTCATCGGTCACCATGACCTCGGCCGCGTCGCCGAGCTCGTAAAATTCTTCGTCTTCTTCGGTGAACTGCTGAACCTTGACCGTTCGCATCGCCGCACCTCGCGCTTGAGAGAGCCGTGCTCACCACACGCTTCGCATGCGGCTGGCACGATTCCGGACGCGGCCATTCTACCGGCATTGCGCGCCTGCAAAATTAACTCGCGCGCACCATAAAAAAGGCGGGCGCGCCGCCCATAAAGGCAGCGCGCCCGCTTCATTTCCACCATTCACACTATAGGCACGCGCGGCAAACCCACCGGTTGGCCGCGTCACGCGCAGCGTGATTTAGAACTTGTGGCGCAGACCGAGGTTGACCATCGTCTGCGACGACGTACCTGCGTAGCCGTACGAACCGATCGACGCTTGCGCCGCAACCGGAGCGCCGCCGCCGTTCGGATCAGCCGTCTCGCCGCTCGCGTGCTGGTAAGCCGCGGTCATGTACACGTCGGTGCGCTTCGACAGCGAGTAGTCCGCGCCGAGCGACACCTGGTGATACGTCGCCGACGTATCGCCGCTCGACTTCGTGTAGCTATAGCCGACGCCAAGCAGCATGGCCGGCGTTGCCTGCCAGTTGAAGAAGCCCTGGCCCGTGTTGTACTTCTCGTTCTCGGCGAACAACGACGCATTGTCGCGGCGATATTGCGCGTTGCTGTAGCCCGCGCCGACCGTGAACGGCCCGATCACATACTGGCCCGCAACGCGTGCGATCGCGAGCGAATGAGCCGACGAGTAGCCGAGGTTGATCGGACCGTCGAACGTGCCGTCCGACGTGCTCGTGAAGCTGTTGGCGCGCGGCACGGCCGTTGCTTCGCTGTTTGCCGCATAGAAGTAACCGGCTGCCAGCGACAGCGGGCCCGTGTTGTAAGCCGCTGCCACCGAGTACGATTGCTGCGCGCCGGTCGAGCCCGCCGTGCCGCCGAATGCGTACATCGTTTCAAACTGGAAGCCCGACCACACCGGCGACGCGTACTTGACCGCATTGCTCACGCGGAAGCTGTTGTCGTAGTTATCGACGTCGCCCGCCGTTGCGAACGCGCTGCCGAAGTAGTTGTCCGCGGTAATGCCTTGCACCAGGTCGATCAGCGGATCGTACTGGCGGCCGAGCGTCACGGCGCCGTACTGCGTGCTCGTCAAACCGACGTAAGCCTGACGGCCGAACAGACGGCCCCCCTGGCCGAGCTGGCCCGTCGACGGATTGAAGCCGTTTTCCAACTGGAAGATCGCTGCGAGACCGCCGCCGAGATCTTCGTTGCCCTTGACGCCCCAACGCGTGCCGGACAGGTTGCCGAAACTGGAGTTGCCGAGCGCCCACAGGCTCTGGCCGCCCTGAGCATGGTTCACATAAGTAATCGACGTATCGATCGTGCCGTATAGGGTGACGCTCGTTTGCGCGTGCGCGGCCCCGGCGACGCCCAGCATCGCCAGCGAAATGACCGAGAGGGAGGTCGTGCGTTTCATTATTTCTCCTTGCGCTTGTAGTTAAGTGGACGCGAAGCGCAGACTACCCGTGCAAAGAATTAATGTAAAAAATGGCAAAAAGACACGTCTCGGATGTGCGACACGTGCAATTCGCGCACTATTTCTTTATCGTCAATATAGACACACGAAAACAGAAACAATAGAGGTCTTTTCCACGAATGTTCGTGTCGTTTTAGCCGAAAACGGACATCCACCCAATCCTCACCAAGCTTCATCGAGGATAATTGCGAAAAATAGAATAGGTAATTTCGCGAGACGAATAGTCGCGGAGATTTGGACCAGCTAGAGTGCACTCGCTTCACAATATCCGTAGACAGCGGATATCCACGCATTTGCGCGGCTTTGGCCGCGCTTTTTTCTTTTGCGAAGCTTTTTTGCAAACGCGCGACAAGGCCTTTGAAAGGCTGACAGAATCGTTTCGAAATGCCCTTCAAAAGGCCTTTAAAGCGCGTTTAAAGCAGCCGGGCGCTCAGTTGCCCTTCAGCCGCTCTTCAGCTGCCGTCACTTCCCGCCGAGCAGCACATTGACGTTCTTCAGCTTCGTGAACTCGAGCAGTTCATCCTTCGACTCTTCGCGGCCCTGCCCCGACTGCTTGTAGCCGCCGAATGGCGCACCGAGAATGTGCGTCGACGTATCGTTGATCCATACGTAGCCTGATTCGATCGCCGCCGCCACGCGGTGCGCGGTATCGAGGTTCTGCGTCCACACCGAGCCAGTCAGGCCGACCTCAAGACCGTTGACCGCCGTGAGCATCTCCGTTTCGTCGCGCCAGCGAAACACCGATAGCACCGGCCCGAAGATTTCATCGCGCGCAATCGCCATATCGGGTTGCACATCGACAAAGACGGTCGGCTCGATAAAAAAGCCGTCCGCGAGCGCCGGGTCGGCAGGATGCCGGCCGCCGAGCGCGAGCGTCGCTTTCTGCTCATGCGCCTTTTCGATGTAATGGAGCGTGCGCTCATACTGCGTGCGGTTGATCAGCGCGCCCATCGTGGTGCGCATGTCGGTCGCGATACCGGGGCGATAGAGCGACGGCAACTGCTTCACGAGCGCATCGACAAAACGGTCGTGAATCGAATCGTGAATGAAGAGTCGGCTCGTCGAACCGCACGACTGGCCGCACCACGCAAAATTCATCCCTTTGATCGCGCCCGCCACGGCTTTTTCGACATGCGCGTCCGGGTAGA
The genomic region above belongs to Paraburkholderia edwinii and contains:
- the mctP gene encoding monocarboxylate uptake permease MctP, which gives rise to MSDLNPVNPVAMTVFIAFFVLVTVVGFLAARWKRGDLTQLHEWGLGGRQFGTVISWFLVGGDFYTAYTVIAVPALVYSVGAYGFFALPYTIIVYPFVFAVMPKLWKIAHAKNHITAADYVHGEYGGKWFPAAVALTGIVATMPYIALQLVGMQVVIKGLGVSGELPLVIAFVILALYTYTSGLRAPAMIAFVKDIMIYIVVIAAVWLIPQKLGGYGQVFDAADTYFKAKGGATGIILKPTQFTAYASLALGSALAAFMYPHTMTAVLSSSSAQTVRKNAIFLPAYTLLLGLIALLGYMAIAAGIHVKSASDVVPTLFGTLFPSWFVGFAAAAIAISALVPAAIMSIGAANLFTRNLWRPLVSPSMGPAQEASTAKFVSLVVKFGALLFIVFLPTQYAIDLQLLGGVWILQIFPAIVFTLYTRRLNTAGLFFGWLVGIVLGTGLAIVQGLKPVFTLHIGDSSWPLYIGLIALAANIVVTFAVSVVTPKRAAVRANA
- a CDS encoding DUF72 domain-containing protein — translated: MSIEVGTASWTDATLIKSGKFYPKGCTSAEARLRFYADRFPMVEVDASYYAMPSPANSALWAQRTPPGFTFNMKAFRLFTGHQTEPKFFPPDIQQALPQTGKKNLYYRDIPPDIINELWARFFEALEPLRTAGKLGAVLFQFAPWITTASRDKAHVAHCAQRMAPYLTAFEFRNASWFDDRHRASTLAFEREHGLVHVVMDAPDVATRAHTVWEATSPRLAIVRLHGRNAETWSGSTTASGRFNYDYSDEELEELVIPIREIARRVDRTDVVFNNCFEDSAQRNGLTMMRLLGQRYAGSSGEGFEFG
- a CDS encoding DUF3311 domain-containing protein, which codes for MEQSDQAGRSWLWLILLIPYIALLWLPFYNDTRPSFAGFPFFYWYQFLWVPLTSLLIYVVYRGIR
- a CDS encoding penicillin-binding protein 1A; translation: MKRPIAPFVRSLCATTLDFLKPYALRALDRVRHPTRRGIALTVAAVPALMLLYVLILIPFTPGIGDIRKAKVEQPAQVLSADGKLLATFKPSNREWVKLQDVSPHVIDALISTEDHRFYEHHGIDFKRTASAALHTFSGDRQGGSTITQQLARNLYPDEIGRAPTLTRKIKEAITAFKIEAVYTKSEILETYLNTVPFLYNAYGIEMAARTYFDKSAHDLTVIESATLIGMLKGNSYYNPVINPERALQRRNIVLAQMVKYQRLTPAAYQTLQRRPLGVDFERQTEPPGPAPHFAQQLRKWLIAWADANDYNIYSDGLIVRTTLDSRLQTMATQALVWQGNQLQTVANSVWGTRNACSAHKDVFTAFVRETPEYRAAKQSGLADDAALKQVESDHHLMQSLCDDKTRVQAAFIAIDPRDGEIKAYVGSRDFSDDQYDHVQQARRQPGSTFKPFVYGAAFENGAKPDDTFVDQPVEITLAGGEIWKPTDDTPPSGRPVTLRDALAYSKNRITAQLMEEVGPSKVARLAYSMGVRDSRLDAVPSLALGTSPVTLKEMVSAYSTIADRGAYIPPMFVTQIEDRDGNLLAQFRPARPEQTLPPEAAQTLLDVMRDVVDKGTGTAIRTRFGIRGDVAGKTGTTQDDADGWFILMHPQLVAGAWVGFNDSRVTLRSDYWGQGAHSALPIVGDFFQRALRSRLVDPRAKFVEEKQTGLFDSLRTTIGTWWGHLFGADNKAAPQKEKPRAPRRAPAVSTSAAPSAPAVPAVPNATAPAASSAEPRDVEPPQIVAPHGASVPPLLSPPAAANGAQGAQGAASANGAAAGGLSPGLASPVPNAPGGTSPSGQTSLDQWVNQHTNGAGASSGTSSGASQ
- a CDS encoding DUF2252 domain-containing protein; the encoded protein is MKGSTIAEREAAGRAAREQSKRSSHRAVGEIRRDPIELLRQSSAGRIERLIPLRYGRMAASPLAFLRGSAILQSHDLGQLPHTSLVQPICGDSHLLNFGGFATPERQLIFDVDDFDETAHGPFEWDLKRLVASFTVAARQLGLSRGAAHDTAVSAVLQYRDRMAQYAQSGVLELWYERITFDRMIEAAMTPEARRRIRRGMEKAVTHTPEAMLDKIAERVDGRFVMRDMPPVLFHLDDANTLFTPGDDWFGIDDWHTLIDGMLADYLQTVPPDRRSLLDRFAIQDLAFKVVGVSSVGTRCLMLLATDATEKPLFLQLKEAQPSAVARYFKSKEPRHEGERVVRGQQMLQASSDIFLGWTTGPGERPFYVRQVLDMKLSPNIEHVDTELLNGYARLCGWALARAHAKASGKALEIAAYIGRNDQFAEALAQYASAYADQVERDYDAFVKACRSGALEARTDADFAADFRR